From the Actinomadura luzonensis genome, the window CCGCGCGGCGCCAAGACCGGCGGCGTGCAGACCATGGAGGGCCCCATTCACGTCTCGAACGTGAAGAAGCTCAAGGACGACAAGCCCGCCGACAAGAAGGCCGACGACAAGAAGGCCGACGAGAAGACGGGTGAGGACAGCTGATGACCGCCACCACCGAGACCGAGCGCACCGAGACCGAGCGCCCGACCCCGCGGCTGAAGACGAAGTACCGCGAGGAGATCGTCGAGCAGCTCCGCGAGCAGTTCGACATCAAGAACGTCATGCAGATCCCCGGGCTGACCAAGATCAAGGTCAACATGGGCGTCGGCGAGGCGGCTCGTGACTCCAAGCTGATCGAGGGCGCGGTCCGCGACCTCACCGCGATCACCGGCCAGAAGCCGGCCGTCGTGCGGGCCCGCAAGTCCATCGCCCAGTTCAAGCTGCGCGAGGGCATGCCGATCGGCGCGCACGTCACGCTGCGCGGCGACCGCATGTGGGAGTTCCTCGACCGGCTGCTGTCGCTGGCCCTGCCCCGTATCCGGGACTTCCGCGGCCTGTCGCCGAAGCAGTTCGACGGCAACGGCAACTACACCTTCGGTCTGACCGAGCAGGTCATGTTCCACGAGGTCGACCAGGACAAGGTGGACCGGCCGCGCGGCATGGACATCACGATCGTGACGACCGCGACCAACGACGACCAGGGCCGGGCGCTGCTGAAGCTCCTCGGCTTCCCGTTCAAGGAGGCCTGATCCAATGGCGAAGAAGTCGCTGATCGCCAAGGCGGGGCGCAAGCAGAAGTTCGAGGTCCGGGCCTACACGCGGTGCTCGCGCTGCGGCCGGCCGCGCGCCGTCTACCGCAAGTTCGGCCTGTGCCGCGTGTGCTTCCGCGAGATGGCGCACCGGGGCGAGCTGCCCGGCATCACCAAGTCGAGCTGGTAGATACCCTGGAGGGCGGCGTGAGTGCCGCCCAACAGGCACCCATATTTCGTAGGAGAAGACAGGACGCCCGACGCGGGCGTCCGTGACCGCGCCGAAGGTCCACCGGCAGAGCGCTGCTTGGCCGACTGGAAACCGCGGCGAGGAAGGCCACTGGCCATGACGATGACCGATCCGATCGCAGACATGCTCACGCGTCTGCGCAACGCGAATTCGGCGTACCACGACAGCGTGTCGATGCCGTACTCGAAGATCAAGGCGCACATCGCCGAGATCCTCCAGCAGGAGGGTTACATCCAGGCCTGGACCGTCGAGGACGCCAAGGTCGGCAAGAACCTCGTGGTGGAGCTGAAGTTCGGCCCGACCCGTGAGCGTTCGCTCGCGGGCCTGCGCCGTGTTTCCAAGCCCGGTCTGCGGGTGTATGCGAAGAAGGACAACCTGCCTCGGGTCCTGGGCGGACTGGGCGTCGCGATCATCTCGACGTCCCACGGCCTCATGACCGACAAGCAGGCCGGCAAGCGTGGCGTGGGCGGGGAAGTCCTCGCCTACGTCTGGTAGAGGGGAGGAACCCAGCATGTCGCGTATCGGACGGCTGCCCATCCCTGTGCCCAGCGGTGTGGACATCTCGATCGACGGCCAGAACGTACAGGTGAAGGGTCCGAAGGGCACGCTCACCCACACCGTCGCGGAGCCCATCACGGTGGGCCGCGACGACGACGGCCACATCGCCGTCACCCGTCCCAACGACGAGAACAAGGTCCGTGCCCTGCACGGCCTCTCGCGCACGCTCATCGCCAACATGGTGCAGGGCGTGACCCAGGGCTACTCCAAGTCCCTGGAGATCGTCGGCGTCGGTTACCGCGTCCAGGCCAAGGGCCCGACGCAGCTGGAGTTCTCTCTGGGCTTCAGCCACCCGGTCATCGTGGACGCCCCCGAGGGCGTCACCTTCCGCGTCGAGAAGCCGACCCTGTTCCACGTGGACGGCATCGACAAGCAGAAGGTCGGCGAGGTCGCCGCCAACATCCGCAAGTTGCGCAAGCCCGACCCGTACAAGGGCAAGGGTGTGCGTTACCAGGGCGAACAGATCCGCCGCAAGGTCGGAAAGGCTGGTAAGTAGGCATGGCTCCGAAGACTGCGTTCAGCAAGCACACGGCTGCCCGCACCGTCTCGCGGGCCCGCCGTCACCGCCGCGTCCGCAAGTTCGTCGTCGGTACGGCCGAGCGTCCGCGCCTGGTCGTCAACCGCTCGACGCGTCACATGTTCGTCCAGATCGTGGACGACTCCGTCGGCCACACGCTGGTGAGCGCGTCCACCATGGACCCCTCGCTGCGCGCGCTGGAGGCGGACAAGACCGAGAAGGCGAAGAAGGTCGGCGAGCTCCTCGCTCAGCGGGCCAAGGAAGCCGGGATCACCAAGGTCGTCTTCGACCGCGGTGGCAACCGCTACGCCGGGCGCATCGCCGCGCTGGCGGACAGCGCCCGCGAAGGCGGGCTGGAATTCTGATGACCGCAATTGAGATGAGGAACCACTGATGGCTGCAGCTCCGCGTCGCGGTGGCGGCACCGGTGGCGAGCGGCGGGACCGTCGTGACGATCGCCGCGGTGGCGCCGCCGACAAGGGCGTCTCGTACATCGAGCGCGTAGTGAAGATCAACCGCGTGGCCAAGGTCGTGAAGGGTGGTCGTCGCTTCAGCTTCACCGCCCTCGTCGTCGTCGGCGACGGCAACGGCCTGGTCGGCGTCGGTTACGGCAAGGCCAAGGAAGTCCCCGCGGCGATCGCCAAGGGCGTCGAAGAGGCCAAGAAGCACTTCTTCAAGGTGCCCCGCATCCAGGGCACCATCCCGCACACCGTGCAGGGCGAGGAGGCGGCCGGCGTCGTCTTCCTGCGTCCGGCCTCGGCCGGTACCGGCGTCATCGCCGGCGGCCCGGTGCGCGCGGTGCTGGAGTGCGCGGGCATCCACGACGTCCTGTCGAAGTCGCTCGGCTCCGACAACCCGATCAACATCGTGCACGCCACCGTGGCTGCTCTGAAGGGTCTTTCCCGGCCCGAGGAGATCGCCGCCCGCCGTGGCCTGCCGATCGAGGACGTGGCCCCGGCCGCCATGCTCAAGGCCCAGCGTGAGGGCCTGGCGGAGGCCGCGGCCGCGAAGGCGGTGAGCTAGTCGTGGCACGCCTGAAGATCACTCAGGTTCGCTCGAAGATCGGTGGCAAGCAGAACCAGCGCGACTCGCTGCGTTCGCTTGGCCTGAAGCGAATCGGCGACGTCGTCGTCAAGGAGGACCGTCCCGAGATTCGCGGGATGGTCGCCGTGGTGACGCACCTCGTCGAGGTGGAAGAGGTCGACTAGTCATGACTGACAAGGCTCCGCTCAAGATTCACGACCTCCGTCCGGCCCCGGGCGCCAACAAGGCCAAGATCCGCAAGGGTCGCGGCGAGGCGTCCAAGGGCAAGACGGCCGGTCGGGGCACCAAGGGCACGCACGCCCGCACCACGATGCTCCCGGGCTTCGAGGGTGGCCAGGTGCCGCTGCAGAGGCGTCTGCCGAAGCTCAAGGGCTTCTCCAACGCCCTGTTCAAGACGACCTACCAGGTCGTCAACCTGGACCGGATCGGCGAGCTGTTCCCCGAGGGTGGCGAGGTCACCGTCGAGGCGCTGGTCGCCAAGGGCGCTGTTCGCAAGAACCAGCTCGTGAAGGTGCTCGGCACCGGCGAGATCTCCGTCGCGGTGAACGTGCAGGCGCACGCCTTCTCGTCCGCGGCGAAGGACAAGATCGCCGCGGCCGGTGGCTCCGTTACCGAGCTGTAGCAACGCTATGACGAGGCGTGGGGGCTCTGACAATGGGCTCCCACGCCCGTAGTGCGTTAGAGTTCGCGAGACGGCAGGCTTCTGTCCGGCTCGTTTGACAATGAGACTCAGATGGCAGATCCCCGCACCATCGCATACTCACATCGCCGAATAGGCGCGCAGGAGGGACCGTGCTGACCGCGTTTACCCGGGCGTTCCGGACGCCGGACCTGCGCAAGAAGTTGCTCTTCACGCTGGGCATCATCGCGCTTTTCCGTCTCGGCTCGGTTCTTCCGACACCGGGAGTCCACGTCCAGAATCTGGCGGCCTGTTTCGACCAGGCCCGCAACTCGTCCACCGGCAACATCTACGGGATGGTGCAGCTCTTCAGTGGCGGTGCGCTCCTGAAACTTTCGGTGTTCGCGCTGGGCATCATGCCGTACATCACCGCGAGCATCATCCTTCAGCTGCTCGTCGTGGTCATCCCACGACTCGAAGCGCTGAAGAAGGAAGGCCAGGCCGGCCAGACCAAGATCACGCAGTATACGCGGTATCTGACCATCGGTCTCGCGGTGCTGCAGTCGACGGCGTTCATCGCGCTCGCGCGCACCGGCCAGCTCTTCCCGAACTGCCAGCAGAACGTGCTGATCGACCCGGACGACATCTTCAGCATCGTCACGATGGTCATCATCATGACGGCCGGCACCTCCGTCATCATGTGGCTGGGCGAGCTGATCACCGACCGGGGCATCGGCAACGGCATGTCCATCCTGATCTTCACCCAGGTGGTGGCGGTCTTCCCGTCCGAGTTCGCCAACATCTTCCAGGCCAACCCGTTCACCTTCGCGGTGGTCATGGTGGTCGGCGTCTTCATGATCGCGGCCGTGGTCTTCGTGGAGCAGGCGCAGCGCCGCATCCCGGTCCAGTACGCCAAGCGCATGGTCGGGCGCCGGATGTACGGCGGCACGTCCACCTACATCCCGCTGAAGGTCAACCAGGCCGGCATCATCCCGGTCATCTTCGCCTCCTCGCTGCTGTACCTGCCGCAGCTCGTCACCTCGCTCTTCACCACGAGCGACAACGTGGTGATCCGGTGGATCTCGCAGAACCTGGCCACGGGCGACACGCCGATCTACATGGCCACGTTCTTCGTGCTGATCATCTTCTTCACGTACTTCTACGTGTCCATCACGTTCAACCCCGCTGAAGTCGCCGACAACATGAAGAAGTACGGTGGTTTCATTCCGGGCATCCGCCCCGGCCGGCCTACGGCTGAGTACCTGAACTTCGTGCTCACCCGCCTGACCGCTCCGGGGTCGCTCTATCTGGGTCTGATCGCCATGATCCCGATCGTCGCTCTCGCGGTGTCCGGTGCGAGCCAGAACTTCCCGTTCGGAGGGACGAGTATTCTGATCATGGTAGGCGTCGGCCTGGACACGGTGAAGCAGATCGAGAGCCAGCTGCAGCAGCGTAACTACGAAGGCTTCCTGCGGTAGTGCGTCTCGTTCTGGTGGGGCCCCCTGGAGCGGGTAAGGGGACGCAGGCCCAGTACATCGCATCGAACCTGTCCATCCCGAAGATCTCGACAGGTGACATCTTCCGTGCCAACGTCTCCGGCGGCACGGAGCTCGGCAAGCTGGCCAAGACGTTCATGGACCGCGGCGACCTGGTGCCCGACGAGGTCACCATCGCCATGGTCCGCGACCGCCTGTCCGAGCCCGACGCGCAGGACGGGTTCCTGCTCGACGGGTTCCCGAGGAACGTCGCGCAGGCGGAGATCCTGCGCGACATGCTCAAGGACTGGGGCCAGGCGCTCGACCTGGTGCTGGAGCTGGTCGTCGACGACGACGAGGTGGTCAGGCGGCTGGCCGGCCGCCGCACCTGCAGCCAGTGCGGGCGCATCTGGCACGTCGACTTCGACGACAAGAAGGACGACCGGTGCGACGCGTGCGGGGGCGTGCTCTTCCAGCGGGACGACGACAAGGAGGAGACCGTCCGGCACCGGCTGGAGGTCTACCAGGAGCAGACCGCGCCGCTGGTCTCGTACTACGCCGAGGAGGGCGTCCTCGTGGGGGTCGACGCGACCGGCCCGGTCGAGGAGGTCACCCGGCGGGCCATGGAGGCGATTCGTCCCTTCATGGGCTAGCTGCGGCGGCATCGATATGCGGAGGTGGCACGGGTTTCCGTGCCACCTCGCGGCTATTGTGGGGGGAATGGGGCCCCCATCGTGGCCCGTTGAGACCCAGGGGGGCAGAACATGTTCAAGAGGAACCGGCACGGCATCCAGATCAAGTCGCCGGAGCAGCTGGAGAAGATGCGGGCGGCCGGGCTGGTGGTCGGGCGCACGCTCGACCTGCTGAAGCGCTCGGTGGAGCCCGGCATGACGCCGCTCGACCTCGACGCCATCGCGGAGAAGGCGATCCGCGGCGAGGGCGCGATCCCGTCGTTCAAGGGCTACCAGGGCTTCCCCGCGACGATCTGCGCGTCGGTCAACGACGAGGTGGTGCACGGCATCCCGAGCGACGCCCGCAAGCTGCGCGAGGGCGACATCATCTCCATCGACTGCGGCGCGATCCTGGACGGCTGGCACGGCGACTCCGCCGTCACCGTCCCGATCGGCGAGGTGGACCCCAAGCTGACCGAGCTGATCCGGGTGACCGAGGAGGCCATGTGGCGCGGCATCGCGGCGCTGCGGCCCGGCCGGCACCTGTCCGACATCGGCCACGAGGTCGAGCGCTACGTGAAGTCCCAGGGCCGCTACGGCATCCCGCCCGAGTACGGCGGCCACGGCATCGGCACCGAGATGCACATGGACCCGTGGATCGCCAACCACGGCCGGCCCGGGCGCGGCCCGGTGCTGGAGGAGGGCATGTGCCTGGCCATCGAGCCCATGGTCAACCTCGGCACGGAGCGCACCCGCGTGCTGTCCGACGACTGGACCGTGGTCACCGTGGACGGGAAGTACTCCGCGCACTTCGAACACAGCGTCGCCGTGACACATAATGGTCCTTGGGTGCTCACCGCTCTGGATGGGGGCGAAGGGCGCCTGGGAGGACACCAGCAGAGCTGAACACGGGAGTGGTGGGATGGCGAACAGCCCCGAGATGCGTGCCTCAGACGCCGACCGCGACCGGGTTGCCGCCGTCCTCCGCGAGCACACCGCGCAGGGCCGCATCACGATGGACGAGTTCAACGAGCGGCTCGAACAGCTCTACAAGAGCAAGACCTACGGTGAGCTGGCCAAGCTGACCTCCGACCTGCCCGACGTCGACCTGCGCCACCGCCAGCTCGCCAAGGCCGAGCAGGCGCCGGCCAAGCGCGCCGCCAACCACGCCGGCATGAAGGCGGCCTGGGGCGCGTGGGCCATGGCCAGCGGCATCAACTGGGTCATCTGGTTAATCGTGAGCGTCAGCTCGGGCGAGCTCATCTACCCGTGGCCGATGTGGGTGATGGGCCCGTGGGGCGTGATCCTGCTGATCAGCACCGTCTTCGGCAACAACCAGCCCAAGCGCCAGTAGCCGGAGTGTGCACTACTGCACTGTGTGCAATCGTGCGCAGTGCGGAAACGCCCGGATTCCTAACGTGAGCGGTGTCGGGAACACCACACACCGGAGGAATTCCATGCGCAAGGTCCTCGCAGCCGCCGCTCTCGCCGGCTCGATCGCCGTCACCGGCCTGTCCGTGGCCGCCCCGGCCGCCCAGGCCGCGACCGCCACCGCCGCCACGAGCGCCACCACGGCGACGTCCGTGCACAGCTGGGGGCGCTACTACTCCAGCAACCACAAGGCCTACACGTACGGCAAGACGTGGAAGTCGGGCAACCGGGTCTACACGCACTGGTACGGCAAGGAGTCCACGCCGAAGCGGGGCTACGTCTGGTTCAAGTACTACTCGGGCGGGAGCTGGCACGCCTTCTACCGCGGCTGGGACGGCTCGTACAACGAGACGTGGTCGAAGCCGGGCATCAAGAAGCTGTACACCTACACCTGCTGGGGCGGTCCCACGAAGTACTGTGGCCCCTCGCACCGCATCTACTGATCGGTTCCGCGCGACGGCCCGCCGGGTTCTCTCCCTCGGCGGGCTTTCCGCTGCCCGGATGAGGTAGACTGACCCATGGTTGTGTCAGGACACCTGGCACGCATTTCGCGTTTTGGGCTCAGGTGTCGTACACTCCTTAGTCGGCTCACTATGACTATCACGCGTCGGCGGTCTGCCTTGACCGCCGCTCTCTCCGAAGCGTGAAGGTCGCGGCTGCGTAGTGAACCGGAGCCTCAGACGACCGATCAGTGAAACGCGAGGAATTTTGGCCAAGAAAGACGGCGCCATCGAGATCGAGGGCACTGTGGTCGAATCGCTCCCGAACGCCATGTTCCGGGTGCAGCTCGACAACGGCCATAAGGTCCTGGCCCACATCAGCGGACGAATGCGGATGCACTACATCCGGATTCTGCCCGACGACCGGGTAGTCGTTGAACTGAGCCCCTACGACCTGAGTCGTGGGCGGATCGTCTACCGATACAAGTAAGACGTCTGAGGAACTAAAGGACAATGAAGGTAAAGCCGAGCGTCAAGAAGATCTGCGACAAGTGCAAGGTGATCCGCCGGCACGGTCGCGTCATGGTGATCTGCGACAACCTGCGCCACAAGCAGCGCCAGGGCTAGTCGCCGCAAGGCTTCTCCGAGTCCGCCCCGAACGAGGGAGCGGGCTCGACGCATGAGGAGCCTCGAATCAGTTAGCGCGTCCCAGCCTGGGCAGGCGGCTTGGCCGAACCACTCAGGAGACCCCCGGTCGGAGGCCGGGGCCCTCACCCCGGGCATGGGGAGGGGTTGAGCGACGCAAGACCTCCGCCGAAGAAAAGGAGAATGCCCACCATGGCTCGCCTGGTTGGCGTCGACCTCCCCCGCGAGAAGCGGCTGGAGATCGCTCTCACCTACATCTACGGGATCGGCCGCACCCGCGCCAAGGAGATCCTCGAGGCCACCGGTGTCAGCGGGGACCTGCGGGTCCACCAGCTCAGCGACACCGAGCTCGTCCCGATGCGTGACTACATCGAGGCGAACTTCAAGATCGAGGGTGACCTGCGCCGCGAGGTGCAGGCCGACATCCGTCGCAAGATCGAGATCGGTTGCTACCAGGGCATCCGGCACCGCAAGGGCCTGCCGGTCCACGGTCAGCGCACGCAGACGAACGCGCGTACCCGCAAGGGCAAGAAGAAGACCGTCGCCGGCAAGAAGAAGCCCGGTAAGAAGTAGTCCACGCAGCCGCGGGACCGAAGACCTCAGGAGTAACGGCAAACAATGCCTCCTAAGAGCCGTCAGGGCGCGCCGAAGAAGGTGCGCCGCAAGGAGAAGAAGAACGTCGCTCACGGGCACGCCCACATCAAGAGCACGTTCAACAACACGATCGTCTCGATCACCGACCCCAACGGGAACGTGATCTCCTGGGCCAGCGCCGGCCACGTGGGTTTCAAGGGCTCCCGCAAGTCCACCCCGTTCGCCGCGCAGATGGCCGCCGAGAACGCCGCCCGCCGCGCCATGGAGCACGGCATGCGCAAGGTCGACGTCTTCGTCAAGGGCCCCGGCTCCGGCCGTGAGACCGCGATCCGCTCGCTGCAGGCCACCGGCCTGGAGGTGGGCTCGATCCAGGACGTCACCCCGGTTCCGCACAACGGTTGCCGGCCGCCGAAGCGCCGCCGCGTCTGAGATAGCCCAGGAGAATACAGAGAAATGGCTCGTTACACGGGCGCGGACTGCAAGCTCTGCCGTCGCGAGAAGACCAAGCTCTTCCTCAAGGGCAGCAAGTGCGAATCCGCCAAGTGCCCCATCGAGATCCGTCCTTACCCGCCGGGTGAGCACGGCCGCGGACGTCCCAAGGAGTCCGAGTACCAGCTTCAGCTTCGTGAGAAGCAGAAGACCCGCCGCATCTACGGCGTCCTCGAGAAGCAGTTCCACAACTACTACGAGGAAGCCTCCCGCAAGACGGGCAAGACCGGTGAGGTGCTGCTCCAGATCCTGGAGAGCCGCCTCGACAACGTGGTCTACCGCGCCGGTTTCGCCCAGTCGCGCGACGCCGCCCGCCAGCAGGTGCGCCACGGCCACATCCTGGTGAACGGCAAGAAGGTCGACATCCCGTCGTACCTCGTGCGCGAGCACGACATCATCGAGGTCCGCGAGAACAAGCGCAACCTCATGCCGTACGAGGTCGCCCGGGCCACGGCCGGCGAGCGCACGATCCCGGCCTGGCTCGGCGTCGTGCCGGACAAGCTCCGCGTCCTGGTGCACCAGCTGCCCGTCCGGCAGCAGATCGACACCCAGGTCCAGGAGCAGCTCATCGTCGAGTACTACTCGAAGTGAGCCTTCGGCCGAGGCATGGTTCGCCGTGCCTCGGCTACGCTTTTATCGGAGTGGCGTCATATAGCGGGCGTCACACGAAAAAGGGGAGAACCCACACATGCTGATCGCTCAGCGCCCGACTCTCCTGGAAGAGTCGCTCGACGACACCCGGTCCCGGTTCGTGATCGAGCCGCTGGAGCCGGGCTTCGGTTACACCATCGGCAACTCGCTGCGTCGCACGCTGCTGTCGTCCATCCCGGGCGCGGCCGTGACGAGCATCCGCATCGAGGGCGTGCTGCACGAGTTCTCGACCGTTCCCGGGGTCAAGGAAGACGTCACCGACATCATCCTCAACCTCAAGGAGCTGGTCGTCTCCTCCGAGCACGACGAGCCGGTCGTGATGTACCTGCGCAAGCAGGGCCCGGGTGAGGTCACCGCCGCCGACATCGCGCCGCCGGCCGGGGTCGAGGTGCACAACCCCGAGCTGCGCATCGCCACGCTCAACGGCAAGGCCAAGCTGGAGATGGAGCTGACCGTCGAGCGCGGCCGCGGCTACGTCTCCGCCGCCCAGAACAAGCAGCCGGGCCAGGAGATCGGGCGCATCCCGATCGACTCGATCTACTCCCCGGTGCTCAAGGTCACCTACAAGGTCGAGGCCACCCGAGTCGAGCAGCGCACCGACTTCGACCGCCTCATCCTCGACGTCGAGACCAAGCCCGCCATGAAGCCCCGCGACGCGGTGGCCTCCGCCGGCAAGACCCTCGTCGAGCTGTTCGGCCTGGCCCGCGAGCTCAACGTCGAGGCCGAGGGCATCGACATCGGCCCGTCGCCGACCGACGCCGCCCTGGCGGCCGACCTGGCGCTGCCGATCGAGGAGCTCAACCTCACCGTCCGCTCGTACAACTGCCTCAAGCGCGAAGGCATCCACACCGTGGGCGAGCTGGTCGCGCGGAGCGAGCAGGACCTCCTCGACATAAGGAATTTCGGCGCCAAGTCGATCGAAGAGGTCAAGCAGAAGCTGCACGAGATGTCGCTGTCGCTCAAGGACTCCCCGCCCGGGTTCGACCCGAGCGCGGTGGCCGGCGGCGGCTACGACGACGACGACAGCGCGTACGTCGAGACCGAGCAGTACTGATCACACACAGATAGCGCGGGCCCCTCGCGAGGCGGGGGGCCTGGCGGCCCGACCTCGGTACCTGGCACGGCCGGGGCGGGTTGACTCCTGAGGAGAGAATCCCATGCCCAAGCCCACCAAGGGTGCACGTCTTGGCGGCAGCCCGGCGCACGAGCGGCTGATCCTGGCCAACCTCGCGACCGACCTGTTCCGGCACGGCAAGATCCGCACCACCGTCGCGAAGGCCAAGCGCCTGCGCCCGGTGGCGGAGCGCCTGATCACCAAGGCGAAGAAGGGCGACATCCACAACCGTCGCCAGGTCCTGACCGTCGTCAAGGACAAGGGCGTCGTCCACCACCTCTTCACCGAGCTCGCGGTGACGTTCGCCGAGCGTCCCGGTGGCTACACCCGGATCACCAAGGTCGGGCCGCGCAAGGGCGACAACGCCCCGATGGCGGTCATCGAGCTGGTGACCGAGCCGCTGAACGCCGTCACCACGCGCCGCACCGAGGCCCCCGCCGCCGCTCCGGCCCCCGCCGCCGAGGCCGAGGAGCCCAAGGCCGAGACCGCCGAGGAGCCCGAGGCCGCCGCCGAGGAGACCCCGGCCGCCGAGGCCGAGGCCGAGGCTCCCGAGGCTTCCGAGGCCAAGGACGAGGCGAAGAAGGACGAGGCCTGACCGTTCAGGCCGGCTGAATCGGGCCCGGACCCCATCCACGGGGGCCGGGCCCTTTTCTCATCTGGGGAGGATCATCGTGGTACGGCTCCGTCTCGACCTCGCGTACGACGGGACCGGGTTCTCCGGCTGGGCCAGGCAGCCCGGCCGCCGCACCGTCCAGGGCGAGCTCGAACAGGCGCTCGGGCGGATCCTGCGCCTCGCCGAGCCCGTCACGCTGACCGTGGCCGGACGGACCGACGCCGGGGTGCACGCGCGCGGCCAGGTCGCCCACCTCGACGTGCCGGACGGGTCGCTGGGGGAGCTGGACGGCAACCGGGGGCCCCTGGCCGTGGCCGAGCGGCTCGCTGCGCTCGTGCGGCGGCTCG encodes:
- the rpsD gene encoding 30S ribosomal protein S4; translation: MARYTGADCKLCRREKTKLFLKGSKCESAKCPIEIRPYPPGEHGRGRPKESEYQLQLREKQKTRRIYGVLEKQFHNYYEEASRKTGKTGEVLLQILESRLDNVVYRAGFAQSRDAARQQVRHGHILVNGKKVDIPSYLVREHDIIEVRENKRNLMPYEVARATAGERTIPAWLGVVPDKLRVLVHQLPVRQQIDTQVQEQLIVEYYSK
- the rpsK gene encoding 30S ribosomal protein S11; amino-acid sequence: MPPKSRQGAPKKVRRKEKKNVAHGHAHIKSTFNNTIVSITDPNGNVISWASAGHVGFKGSRKSTPFAAQMAAENAARRAMEHGMRKVDVFVKGPGSGRETAIRSLQATGLEVGSIQDVTPVPHNGCRPPKRRRV
- the rpmD gene encoding 50S ribosomal protein L30, producing the protein MARLKITQVRSKIGGKQNQRDSLRSLGLKRIGDVVVKEDRPEIRGMVAVVTHLVEVEEVD
- the rplR gene encoding 50S ribosomal protein L18, with protein sequence MAPKTAFSKHTAARTVSRARRHRRVRKFVVGTAERPRLVVNRSTRHMFVQIVDDSVGHTLVSASTMDPSLRALEADKTEKAKKVGELLAQRAKEAGITKVVFDRGGNRYAGRIAALADSAREGGLEF
- the rplE gene encoding 50S ribosomal protein L5, producing MTATTETERTETERPTPRLKTKYREEIVEQLREQFDIKNVMQIPGLTKIKVNMGVGEAARDSKLIEGAVRDLTAITGQKPAVVRARKSIAQFKLREGMPIGAHVTLRGDRMWEFLDRLLSLALPRIRDFRGLSPKQFDGNGNYTFGLTEQVMFHEVDQDKVDRPRGMDITIVTTATNDDQGRALLKLLGFPFKEA
- a CDS encoding DUF1707 SHOCT-like domain-containing protein, which codes for MRASDADRDRVAAVLREHTAQGRITMDEFNERLEQLYKSKTYGELAKLTSDLPDVDLRHRQLAKAEQAPAKRAANHAGMKAAWGAWAMASGINWVIWLIVSVSSGELIYPWPMWVMGPWGVILLISTVFGNNQPKRQ
- the rpmJ gene encoding 50S ribosomal protein L36 produces the protein MKVKPSVKKICDKCKVIRRHGRVMVICDNLRHKQRQG
- a CDS encoding adenylate kinase, producing MRLVLVGPPGAGKGTQAQYIASNLSIPKISTGDIFRANVSGGTELGKLAKTFMDRGDLVPDEVTIAMVRDRLSEPDAQDGFLLDGFPRNVAQAEILRDMLKDWGQALDLVLELVVDDDEVVRRLAGRRTCSQCGRIWHVDFDDKKDDRCDACGGVLFQRDDDKEETVRHRLEVYQEQTAPLVSYYAEEGVLVGVDATGPVEEVTRRAMEAIRPFMG
- the rpsH gene encoding 30S ribosomal protein S8, encoding MTMTDPIADMLTRLRNANSAYHDSVSMPYSKIKAHIAEILQQEGYIQAWTVEDAKVGKNLVVELKFGPTRERSLAGLRRVSKPGLRVYAKKDNLPRVLGGLGVAIISTSHGLMTDKQAGKRGVGGEVLAYVW
- the rplF gene encoding 50S ribosomal protein L6; translation: MSRIGRLPIPVPSGVDISIDGQNVQVKGPKGTLTHTVAEPITVGRDDDGHIAVTRPNDENKVRALHGLSRTLIANMVQGVTQGYSKSLEIVGVGYRVQAKGPTQLEFSLGFSHPVIVDAPEGVTFRVEKPTLFHVDGIDKQKVGEVAANIRKLRKPDPYKGKGVRYQGEQIRRKVGKAGK
- the rpsM gene encoding 30S ribosomal protein S13 codes for the protein MARLVGVDLPREKRLEIALTYIYGIGRTRAKEILEATGVSGDLRVHQLSDTELVPMRDYIEANFKIEGDLRREVQADIRRKIEIGCYQGIRHRKGLPVHGQRTQTNARTRKGKKKTVAGKKKPGKK
- the secY gene encoding preprotein translocase subunit SecY — translated: MLTAFTRAFRTPDLRKKLLFTLGIIALFRLGSVLPTPGVHVQNLAACFDQARNSSTGNIYGMVQLFSGGALLKLSVFALGIMPYITASIILQLLVVVIPRLEALKKEGQAGQTKITQYTRYLTIGLAVLQSTAFIALARTGQLFPNCQQNVLIDPDDIFSIVTMVIIMTAGTSVIMWLGELITDRGIGNGMSILIFTQVVAVFPSEFANIFQANPFTFAVVMVVGVFMIAAVVFVEQAQRRIPVQYAKRMVGRRMYGGTSTYIPLKVNQAGIIPVIFASSLLYLPQLVTSLFTTSDNVVIRWISQNLATGDTPIYMATFFVLIIFFTYFYVSITFNPAEVADNMKKYGGFIPGIRPGRPTAEYLNFVLTRLTAPGSLYLGLIAMIPIVALAVSGASQNFPFGGTSILIMVGVGLDTVKQIESQLQQRNYEGFLR
- the infA gene encoding translation initiation factor IF-1, producing MAKKDGAIEIEGTVVESLPNAMFRVQLDNGHKVLAHISGRMRMHYIRILPDDRVVVELSPYDLSRGRIVYRYK
- a CDS encoding type Z 30S ribosomal protein S14 yields the protein MAKKSLIAKAGRKQKFEVRAYTRCSRCGRPRAVYRKFGLCRVCFREMAHRGELPGITKSSW
- the map gene encoding type I methionyl aminopeptidase, with the protein product MFKRNRHGIQIKSPEQLEKMRAAGLVVGRTLDLLKRSVEPGMTPLDLDAIAEKAIRGEGAIPSFKGYQGFPATICASVNDEVVHGIPSDARKLREGDIISIDCGAILDGWHGDSAVTVPIGEVDPKLTELIRVTEEAMWRGIAALRPGRHLSDIGHEVERYVKSQGRYGIPPEYGGHGIGTEMHMDPWIANHGRPGRGPVLEEGMCLAIEPMVNLGTERTRVLSDDWTVVTVDGKYSAHFEHSVAVTHNGPWVLTALDGGEGRLGGHQQS
- the rpsE gene encoding 30S ribosomal protein S5 — protein: MAAAPRRGGGTGGERRDRRDDRRGGAADKGVSYIERVVKINRVAKVVKGGRRFSFTALVVVGDGNGLVGVGYGKAKEVPAAIAKGVEEAKKHFFKVPRIQGTIPHTVQGEEAAGVVFLRPASAGTGVIAGGPVRAVLECAGIHDVLSKSLGSDNPINIVHATVAALKGLSRPEEIAARRGLPIEDVAPAAMLKAQREGLAEAAAAKAVS
- the rplO gene encoding 50S ribosomal protein L15, which gives rise to MTDKAPLKIHDLRPAPGANKAKIRKGRGEASKGKTAGRGTKGTHARTTMLPGFEGGQVPLQRRLPKLKGFSNALFKTTYQVVNLDRIGELFPEGGEVTVEALVAKGAVRKNQLVKVLGTGEISVAVNVQAHAFSSAAKDKIAAAGGSVTEL